Proteins encoded within one genomic window of Saccharopolyspora pogona:
- a CDS encoding Clp protease/crotonase-like domain-containing protein, protein MELATRNAPLSVATIKRAVTTRTAFDDRDAFREQDQIVEPVMKSQDALKGSPRLRGETLPPLGKAAGQIPSIRP, encoded by the coding sequence ATGGAGCTCGCCACCCGCAACGCACCGCTTTCCGTTGCAACCATCAAACGAGCGGTCACCACGCGGACTGCATTCGACGACCGCGACGCCTTCCGCGAGCAGGACCAGATCGTCGAGCCGGTCATGAAGTCCCAGGACGCGCTGAAAGGGAGCCCGCGCCTTCGCGGAGAAACGCTGCCCCCACTGGGCAAGGCCGCTGGCCAAATCCCCTCGATCCGCCCGTGA
- a CDS encoding ParB/RepB/Spo0J family partition protein, producing MAEVSSSRAWPVLSAEDISRGSAELRQKLESCRMECIPIASVLHAPSVRVAGQDMGHVQALVEVEGDLPPILVHRETMRVVDGMHRLRAAAAQGRETIKAVFFAGSEQDAFVIAVKLNAMHGLRLTPVDRSAAVACIVVSHPQWSDRAIASAAGVAARTVAAIRKRVGGNVAPLDSRIGRDGRVRPLSSAEGRSRAGELMAKRPDASLREVAQASGVSVSTANDVRARLRAGRDLVPEQQRTGRSAQASTSPAIQQRVGVDAEAGDGQVSDLEQLRRDPSMRFNEIGRTVLRLLDVGALDPDEWQRYVEGVPRHCVRSVVNTARRCAAAWENFAERLEKRQESMRMSSSSEGA from the coding sequence GTGGCAGAGGTTTCTTCGTCGCGCGCTTGGCCGGTGCTGAGCGCGGAGGACATTTCCCGTGGCTCGGCGGAGCTGCGGCAGAAGCTGGAAAGCTGCCGGATGGAATGCATTCCCATCGCGTCCGTCCTGCACGCTCCGTCCGTGCGGGTGGCGGGTCAGGACATGGGGCACGTCCAGGCGCTGGTGGAGGTGGAGGGGGATCTCCCGCCGATCCTGGTCCATCGGGAAACGATGCGGGTCGTGGACGGGATGCACCGGTTGCGGGCCGCTGCGGCGCAAGGGCGTGAAACGATTAAAGCCGTTTTCTTCGCCGGGAGTGAGCAGGACGCGTTCGTCATCGCGGTCAAGCTGAACGCCATGCACGGTCTCCGCCTCACCCCGGTCGACAGATCGGCCGCGGTGGCGTGCATCGTCGTTTCCCATCCGCAGTGGTCGGATCGTGCGATCGCGTCCGCCGCCGGGGTGGCAGCCAGGACGGTCGCCGCGATCCGGAAGCGGGTCGGGGGCAACGTCGCGCCGCTGGACAGCCGGATCGGCCGGGACGGCAGGGTGCGTCCGCTCAGCTCGGCGGAAGGGAGGTCCCGCGCCGGGGAGCTGATGGCGAAGCGCCCCGATGCCAGCCTCCGGGAGGTGGCGCAGGCGAGCGGTGTCTCGGTGAGCACCGCGAATGACGTTCGCGCCCGGCTGCGGGCCGGCCGGGATCTGGTGCCCGAGCAGCAGCGGACGGGCCGCAGCGCGCAGGCATCCACCTCGCCCGCGATCCAGCAGCGGGTCGGCGTCGACGCGGAAGCCGGTGACGGGCAGGTCTCCGACCTGGAGCAGCTGCGGCGTGACCCGTCCATGCGGTTCAACGAGATCGGTCGCACTGTGCTGCGGCTGCTGGATGTGGGCGCGTTGGATCCCGACGAGTGGCAGCGCTACGTCGAGGGCGTCCCCCGCCACTGCGTCCGCAGCGTGGTGAACACCGCCAGGCGGTGCGCCGCAGCCTGGGAGAACTTCGCCGAGCGGTTGGAGAAGCGCCAGGAGTCGATGCGGATGTCGTCCTCGTCCGAGGGAGCTTGA
- a CDS encoding lasso peptide biosynthesis B2 protein — translation MAIFAGRFLARLPPHRIRAVLRFLVAGAAPATREQALGARMDVVGTSAYCAGNYCLKRSLAAVLLARLRGAWPTWCVGVRRAPFSAHA, via the coding sequence CTGGCGATCTTCGCCGGACGTTTCCTCGCTCGGCTGCCTCCCCACCGGATCCGCGCGGTGCTGCGGTTCCTGGTCGCCGGGGCCGCCCCGGCGACCAGGGAGCAGGCGCTTGGAGCCCGGATGGACGTGGTCGGAACGAGCGCCTACTGCGCTGGGAACTACTGCCTGAAACGATCGCTCGCCGCCGTCCTGCTCGCGCGCTTGCGGGGTGCGTGGCCGACCTGGTGCGTCGGGGTGCGCAGGGCACCGTTCTCGGCCCACGCGTGA
- a CDS encoding PqqD family protein, with the protein MRCSARRSAGSFHGLETTIVAETWLRDLALVEGVEPGEIAIRIADEFGIEPESVEADVSDLVEMLRKSKLVKP; encoded by the coding sequence GTGCGTTGCTCAGCCCGACGATCTGCGGGTTCCTTCCACGGTCTGGAAACAACCATCGTCGCCGAGACGTGGCTGCGCGATCTCGCCCTGGTGGAGGGTGTCGAGCCGGGGGAGATCGCGATCCGGATCGCCGACGAATTCGGGATCGAGCCGGAAAGCGTCGAGGCCGATGTCAGCGATCTGGTGGAGATGCTCCGGAAGAGCAAGTTGGTGAAGCCGTGA
- a CDS encoding lasso RiPP family leader peptide-containing protein produces the protein MSERIERVAYEPPIVEEVGGFAAETHGAGAGFPEGRPFSYARPSER, from the coding sequence ATGTCCGAGCGGATCGAGCGCGTGGCATACGAGCCGCCGATAGTGGAGGAGGTCGGCGGGTTCGCCGCGGAGACCCACGGAGCCGGCGCCGGATTCCCGGAAGGCCGCCCGTTCTCCTACGCTCGTCCGAGCGAGCGTTGA
- a CDS encoding MFS transporter — MRSFAERRESLLPKGREVRALALSTLTSRFGRGLFYTTLPIYLTRSVGLSVHEVGIGLTAGALVGLLGGVPGGRLADRVGPRLVRTACRFAEALMICGYLAIGGLPGFVVTAALVTLCESAGQAAEGALIAHAVDRNSRVRTRAYLRSVTNAGWMVGSALAGVALLSDTALGYQVVIVTSALCYGVSAAVTTQVPLSGAAPEKNAAGGRVAVLRDRPYLALTALNAVLTVNIGVFTVALPLYMAQRTHAPVALYAVFSVINTVVVMLFQVRASRRTETATGAARAQRRAGYFLLACCLCFAVADGTPAWVAVVFLFLGVGVHVVGELLHAAGSWGISFELAPEHAQGEYQGVYGVGRDLAQVVTPLVATTAMAGWGWAGCVLLGVVFLAAGCAVPPTTRWAIGHGSRPVPTPT; from the coding sequence ATGCGCTCATTCGCTGAAAGGCGTGAAAGCCTCCTCCCGAAGGGCAGGGAGGTACGAGCCCTGGCACTGTCGACGCTGACGAGCAGGTTCGGCCGCGGGCTGTTCTACACGACCTTGCCGATCTACCTCACCCGTTCGGTCGGGCTGAGCGTCCACGAGGTCGGTATCGGTCTCACCGCCGGTGCGCTGGTGGGACTGCTCGGCGGAGTGCCCGGTGGTCGCCTCGCGGACAGGGTCGGACCGCGGCTGGTGCGCACGGCGTGCCGCTTCGCGGAAGCGCTGATGATCTGCGGCTACCTCGCGATCGGAGGCCTGCCGGGATTCGTCGTCACGGCAGCGCTGGTCACCCTCTGCGAATCGGCCGGGCAAGCGGCCGAAGGCGCGCTCATCGCGCACGCGGTCGACCGGAACAGCCGGGTGCGAACTCGCGCTTATCTGCGGTCGGTCACCAATGCGGGCTGGATGGTGGGTTCCGCGCTCGCCGGAGTCGCGCTGCTGTCCGACACCGCTCTCGGCTATCAAGTCGTCATCGTCACCTCGGCGCTCTGCTACGGGGTCTCGGCCGCGGTCACGACGCAGGTTCCGCTTTCCGGAGCGGCACCGGAGAAGAATGCTGCCGGTGGACGAGTGGCGGTCCTGCGGGACCGGCCTTATCTGGCGCTGACCGCGTTGAATGCCGTGTTGACCGTCAACATCGGGGTGTTCACCGTCGCCTTGCCGCTCTACATGGCGCAACGCACCCACGCGCCGGTCGCCTTGTACGCGGTGTTCTCCGTGATCAACACCGTCGTCGTGATGCTCTTCCAGGTACGCGCGAGCCGGCGGACCGAAACCGCGACGGGTGCCGCCCGCGCACAGCGCCGAGCAGGCTACTTCCTCCTCGCATGCTGCCTATGCTTCGCGGTCGCGGACGGGACACCCGCATGGGTCGCCGTCGTCTTCCTCTTCCTCGGTGTGGGCGTGCACGTCGTCGGCGAACTCCTGCATGCCGCCGGCTCGTGGGGAATCTCCTTCGAACTGGCACCGGAACACGCTCAGGGCGAGTACCAGGGGGTCTACGGCGTCGGGCGGGACCTGGCCCAGGTCGTCACCCCCCTTGTCGCGACCACCGCGATGGCCGGTTGGGGCTGGGCGGGATGCGTGCTCCTCGGTGTCGTCTTTCTCGCGGCGGGATGCGCGGTTCCCCCGACGACGCGATGGGCGATCGGCCATGGCAGCCGTCCCGTGCCCACACCGACGTGA
- a CDS encoding hydroxyacid dehydrogenase, giving the protein MDLIHDEALERLRRTCDVVVHLRPSADEILTLSRDADVIVLRSGVQLPAELFAGAQRLKLVARAGAGTDNIDLTAARHAGVVVFNVPGESAGAVAELTIGLLLALARKISLADRQARTNVWNKSALVGSELAGKTMGIVGHGNIGARVAHLAQGFSMRVLTCVEREDEPRCRALAARNIELVGLPAMLREADVVCLAVPLTPRTRGLISEPELAMMKYGAYLVNVSRGEIVDERALHEALKRGTLAGAALDVRTGEGSPTQLSTLDNVVLTPHIGAMSSDAQRRIGHIVVESIHSAMTGAPVANRVC; this is encoded by the coding sequence GTGGACCTCATTCACGACGAGGCCCTCGAACGTCTGCGTCGGACCTGCGACGTCGTCGTCCACCTTCGGCCGTCGGCGGACGAGATCCTGACGTTGTCCCGCGACGCCGACGTGATCGTCCTGCGCAGCGGCGTACAGCTGCCCGCCGAGCTATTCGCCGGGGCCCAGCGCCTGAAGCTCGTGGCGCGGGCGGGTGCCGGCACGGACAACATCGACCTGACCGCCGCGCGCCATGCGGGCGTCGTCGTGTTCAACGTCCCAGGAGAGTCCGCAGGCGCGGTCGCGGAGCTGACGATCGGACTGCTGCTGGCGCTGGCGCGCAAGATCTCGCTGGCCGACCGGCAGGCCCGCACGAACGTATGGAACAAGTCGGCGCTGGTCGGATCCGAGCTCGCGGGCAAGACGATGGGAATCGTCGGCCACGGCAACATCGGCGCGCGGGTCGCGCACCTGGCGCAGGGTTTCTCCATGCGGGTGCTGACCTGCGTCGAACGAGAAGACGAGCCCCGATGCCGCGCGCTGGCAGCGAGAAACATCGAGCTCGTCGGCCTCCCGGCCATGCTCCGGGAAGCTGACGTGGTCTGCCTCGCGGTCCCGCTGACGCCACGCACTCGCGGGCTGATCTCGGAACCGGAGCTCGCGATGATGAAGTACGGCGCTTACCTCGTGAACGTGTCCCGGGGTGAGATCGTCGACGAACGCGCCCTGCACGAGGCGCTGAAGCGAGGAACCCTCGCCGGTGCGGCGCTCGATGTCCGCACCGGCGAAGGCAGCCCAACGCAACTATCCACTCTGGACAACGTGGTGCTGACCCCGCACATCGGAGCCATGTCGTCGGACGCGCAGCGGCGGATCGGCCACATCGTGGTCGAGTCGATCCACAGCGCCATGACGGGCGCACCCGTCGCCAACCGGGTTTGCTGA
- a CDS encoding zinc-dependent alcohol dehydrogenase, translating into MKAAVLVSERTIEYRDVDVPEPGENELLVRVHATGVCGSDLATYRGTHPYKRPPVILGHELCGVVESVGTKVSGFAPGDKVCSAAFSQCDACAPCHRGEVNLCRNRANLCHAGWEGSFAEYVVLRENMTHLLPPDVDDATGALAEPLSIGLHAVRLVENTPPASTVVLGSGTIGLTCLIAARKLGFGSIGCVDLGPAKGARARRLGADYYVDARADNVVQALAARAPEGSDVTFVASGHDTVLDEACAITRPGGQIVVVSYFDRPRQIELNRLVSHGLSMRFSTLSTPRDFAEVIDWLSRGEIDPAPLITHRLPLSAAHEISLMDCAPEDVGKIVLLPPSLARSTSKPPADPAPERRGTDEQLDR; encoded by the coding sequence ATGAAGGCCGCTGTTCTGGTGTCGGAGCGGACGATCGAGTACCGCGATGTCGACGTGCCCGAACCAGGTGAGAACGAGTTGCTGGTCCGCGTGCATGCGACGGGGGTCTGCGGGTCGGACCTCGCGACATATCGAGGCACCCACCCGTACAAGCGACCCCCGGTCATCCTCGGCCATGAGCTCTGCGGCGTCGTCGAAAGCGTGGGGACGAAGGTCTCCGGCTTCGCTCCTGGCGACAAGGTGTGCTCCGCGGCGTTCTCCCAGTGCGATGCCTGCGCGCCCTGCCATCGCGGTGAGGTGAACCTCTGCCGGAACCGGGCGAACCTGTGCCACGCGGGCTGGGAAGGATCGTTCGCCGAGTACGTCGTCCTCCGCGAGAACATGACGCACCTGCTCCCCCCTGACGTCGACGACGCGACGGGAGCGCTGGCCGAACCCTTGTCGATCGGCCTGCACGCGGTACGGCTGGTCGAGAACACGCCACCCGCGAGCACCGTCGTACTCGGTTCGGGCACCATCGGACTGACCTGTCTGATCGCGGCGAGGAAACTCGGCTTCGGCTCTATCGGCTGCGTGGACCTCGGCCCGGCCAAAGGAGCACGGGCACGGCGCCTGGGGGCGGATTACTACGTCGACGCCCGCGCCGACAACGTGGTCCAGGCACTCGCGGCCCGGGCGCCCGAAGGATCCGACGTCACGTTCGTCGCCTCCGGCCACGACACCGTCCTCGACGAAGCGTGCGCAATCACGCGGCCCGGCGGGCAGATCGTCGTCGTGAGCTACTTCGACCGTCCCCGCCAGATCGAGCTGAACCGCCTGGTCTCGCACGGGCTAAGCATGCGGTTCTCCACCCTGTCCACGCCTCGGGACTTCGCCGAGGTCATCGACTGGTTGTCGCGCGGAGAAATAGACCCCGCGCCGTTGATCACCCACCGCCTCCCGCTCAGCGCGGCGCACGAGATCAGCCTGATGGACTGCGCGCCCGAGGACGTGGGCAAGATCGTGCTGTTACCGCCGTCCCTGGCCCGCAGCACGTCGAAACCACCGGCCGACCCGGCACCAGAACGAAGGGGGACAGATGAACAACTCGACCGCTGA
- the argC gene encoding N-acetyl-gamma-glutamyl-phosphate reductase, with protein sequence MNNSTADKLTVGVIGGTGYTGGELCRLLLGHPAVEVILPTSREPRPFARTHPNLRGSGLEFRPVERLEEQAVELDVVFFCTPSGEAMNRAGHFLDRGVRVVDLSADFRFRDVDLYQRIYGREHTAAHLLPEAAYGVTELNRDRVRDARLIANPGCYAITAILALTPLLNGGFVDLTSPLSIHATNGTTGAGTTPKKAIMHAEVAESMLAYSLEGHRHGPELEAFLSNAIQDPPVRVDINTAHGNFARGIHLQANAGLRQRLDRDQLLETFTAAYGPGHEGEHFVLVNDVPKQGGVNEKEYDVYPSLGHVVGSNFCHLGVDVDRARGIAKVVAVTDNLVKGAAGSAIQNMNVLFGLDETLGLRTYAL encoded by the coding sequence ATGAACAACTCGACCGCTGACAAGCTGACGGTCGGCGTCATCGGAGGGACCGGATACACCGGCGGTGAGCTGTGCCGCCTGCTGCTTGGCCATCCTGCCGTGGAGGTGATCCTGCCGACCTCCCGGGAGCCACGTCCGTTCGCTCGCACCCATCCCAACCTCCGCGGCAGCGGACTGGAGTTCCGGCCCGTCGAGCGGCTGGAGGAGCAGGCCGTCGAACTCGACGTGGTCTTCTTCTGCACGCCCTCCGGTGAGGCCATGAACCGAGCGGGTCACTTCCTGGACCGCGGTGTCCGGGTGGTCGACCTCAGCGCGGACTTCCGATTCCGCGATGTCGACCTCTACCAGCGCATCTACGGACGGGAACACACCGCCGCGCACCTCCTCCCCGAGGCCGCATACGGGGTGACCGAGCTCAACCGGGACCGCGTCCGCGACGCCCGGCTGATCGCCAATCCGGGCTGTTACGCCATCACCGCGATTCTGGCCCTGACACCCTTGCTCAACGGAGGCTTCGTCGATCTCACCAGCCCCCTGTCAATCCACGCCACCAACGGGACGACGGGAGCGGGCACCACCCCGAAGAAGGCGATCATGCACGCCGAAGTGGCGGAATCGATGCTGGCCTACAGCCTTGAGGGCCACCGCCACGGGCCGGAGCTCGAAGCCTTCCTCTCCAACGCGATCCAGGACCCGCCGGTCCGCGTGGACATCAACACCGCACACGGCAACTTCGCTCGCGGGATCCATTTGCAGGCCAACGCGGGCTTGCGGCAGCGGCTCGACCGCGACCAGCTGCTGGAGACCTTCACCGCGGCCTACGGGCCCGGGCACGAGGGAGAGCACTTCGTACTCGTCAACGACGTTCCCAAGCAGGGTGGGGTGAACGAGAAGGAGTACGACGTGTACCCGAGCCTCGGGCACGTCGTCGGCTCCAACTTCTGCCACCTCGGAGTGGACGTCGACCGGGCGCGCGGCATCGCCAAGGTCGTCGCGGTGACCGACAACCTGGTCAAGGGTGCCGCCGGGTCGGCCATCCAGAACATGAACGTCCTGTTCGGACTGGACGAGACCCTGGGGCTGCGAACCTATGCGCTCTGA
- the pgk gene encoding phosphoglycerate kinase: MRSEGMRGIRLLSQQEIRCGQRWIYSAGFNVGRALADTGRIDEELPAIERLLDAGARVAVLSHQGKGVDDANELDFVADYIADRLGRTVGYFPGNATPDAVDRAHALRAGEAVVFGNTRKYAGEMTNSAELAGRFAALGDCAAIGGFSKAHRAHASNVGLLGHRPAFAADSLVHETELLAPWAGSADEQYSVAVLGGVKPEKTAIGLEHLTATYDLVIPGGAVLNNLLRALGHDIGSSTVGSHPEKCLQVSRNVLNRANRAELHIPDEVVIARPTGRDFADARTVPVSRGVPPDYAIVDFVLAPWVRARLDHLTSRGGRAFIAGTPARYTEGFTRALDALLGALRHDRVNALLLGGDTTADLPWNGAKSTGGGSALHYLAYGTCPVFDALRTNALHWEEATL; encoded by the coding sequence ATGCGCTCTGAGGGGATGCGCGGAATCAGGCTCCTGTCTCAGCAGGAGATCCGATGCGGGCAGAGGTGGATCTACTCCGCCGGCTTCAACGTCGGGCGCGCGCTTGCCGACACCGGCCGGATCGACGAGGAACTCCCGGCCATCGAACGCCTCCTGGACGCAGGAGCCCGGGTGGCCGTGCTCTCGCACCAGGGCAAAGGCGTCGACGACGCGAACGAACTGGATTTCGTCGCCGACTACATCGCCGACCGGCTCGGTCGCACCGTGGGCTACTTCCCCGGAAACGCCACGCCGGACGCAGTCGACCGCGCGCACGCGCTCCGCGCCGGTGAAGCCGTGGTGTTCGGCAACACCCGCAAGTACGCCGGGGAGATGACCAACTCAGCCGAGCTCGCCGGCCGGTTCGCCGCTCTCGGCGATTGTGCGGCCATCGGCGGGTTCTCGAAGGCGCATCGGGCTCATGCGTCGAACGTCGGCCTGCTCGGTCACCGGCCGGCCTTCGCCGCGGACAGCCTCGTCCACGAGACCGAACTGCTCGCGCCCTGGGCCGGGAGCGCGGACGAGCAGTACTCGGTGGCCGTGCTCGGAGGGGTGAAGCCGGAGAAGACCGCCATCGGCCTGGAACACCTGACCGCGACCTACGATCTCGTCATCCCGGGGGGAGCCGTCCTCAACAACCTGCTCCGGGCTCTCGGCCACGACATCGGATCGTCCACAGTGGGTTCTCACCCCGAGAAGTGCTTGCAGGTGAGCAGAAACGTGCTGAACCGGGCGAACCGAGCCGAGCTGCACATTCCCGACGAGGTTGTGATCGCCCGCCCGACAGGGCGTGACTTCGCCGATGCCAGAACCGTCCCGGTGTCACGGGGAGTGCCCCCGGACTACGCGATCGTCGACTTCGTGCTCGCCCCGTGGGTGCGCGCGAGGCTGGACCACCTCACGTCCCGCGGGGGCCGGGCGTTCATCGCGGGAACACCCGCTCGCTACACCGAAGGATTCACGCGAGCCTTGGACGCGTTGCTCGGCGCTCTGCGCCACGATCGCGTCAACGCGCTGTTGCTGGGCGGGGACACGACCGCCGACCTGCCCTGGAACGGCGCCAAATCCACCGGTGGCGGTTCCGCGTTGCACTACCTGGCGTACGGAACCTGCCCCGTGTTCGATGCACTGCGCACCAATGCCCTGCACTGGGAGGAGGCCACACTGTGA
- a CDS encoding iron-containing alcohol dehydrogenase, with amino-acid sequence MIIDFSIPTRVVFGRGRLAELGRETRALGASALLVCGRNAMRSNGILAAALSVLGQAGVRAEVFDQVSPDPRSVEVDAAVRMAVQTSCDVIVGLGGGSALDAAKATAIGMRHGESGPLVGHTLPATEDAVPVVAVPTTAGSGAEVTKAAIITDIERGLKSGIRGEDLFPRVAVVDPDLLGSVPGGLAAETGFDAVAHAVEGYVARRANRLTRLFAVEALDILGGCLTRVVAGETGAELHERMALAALLGGLNVATASTCLPHRMQQAMGSVPAVAISHGRGLATIYPTWLAHAYSHATAEFDTVGTLLGDDDVHTAVSRLLSELGLPRRLSEGGFGPLDIDRLLAGVTGNVDNDPVPGINGELIRKLYERAL; translated from the coding sequence GTGATCATCGACTTCTCGATCCCGACCCGGGTCGTGTTCGGCCGGGGACGGCTTGCCGAGCTTGGGCGCGAAACCCGCGCGCTCGGTGCCTCCGCGCTGCTCGTGTGCGGACGGAACGCTATGCGCAGCAACGGAATACTCGCTGCCGCGTTGTCCGTGCTCGGGCAGGCGGGCGTCCGCGCTGAGGTGTTCGACCAGGTGTCACCGGATCCCCGCTCCGTCGAGGTCGACGCTGCCGTCCGCATGGCGGTTCAGACCTCGTGCGATGTGATCGTGGGACTGGGCGGAGGAAGCGCCCTCGACGCGGCGAAAGCGACGGCGATCGGAATGCGGCACGGCGAATCCGGACCGCTGGTGGGCCACACCCTCCCGGCGACCGAGGATGCCGTGCCGGTCGTCGCGGTTCCGACGACGGCGGGCAGCGGTGCCGAGGTCACCAAGGCAGCGATCATCACCGATATCGAACGTGGCCTGAAATCCGGAATCCGGGGCGAGGACCTGTTCCCGCGCGTCGCGGTCGTCGACCCCGATCTGCTGGGCAGCGTGCCCGGCGGGCTCGCCGCCGAGACCGGGTTCGACGCGGTGGCGCACGCCGTCGAAGGCTACGTCGCACGTCGCGCGAATCGGCTGACCCGGTTGTTCGCCGTCGAGGCGTTGGACATCCTCGGCGGCTGCCTCACCCGCGTGGTGGCCGGCGAGACCGGCGCAGAGCTGCACGAGCGGATGGCGTTGGCCGCGCTGCTGGGCGGTCTGAACGTCGCCACGGCCAGCACGTGCCTGCCCCACAGGATGCAGCAGGCCATGGGCTCGGTGCCCGCCGTCGCCATCTCGCACGGACGGGGACTCGCCACGATTTATCCGACCTGGCTCGCCCACGCGTACTCGCACGCCACGGCGGAGTTCGACACCGTCGGGACGCTCCTCGGCGACGACGACGTGCACACCGCCGTGTCGAGGCTGCTGTCCGAGCTGGGTCTGCCGCGCCGGCTGTCCGAAGGCGGGTTCGGTCCCCTGGACATCGACCGACTGCTCGCCGGCGTGACCGGCAACGTCGACAACGATCCGGTTCCCGGGATCAACGGTGAGTTGATCCGGAAACTCTACGAGCGCGCACTTTGA
- a CDS encoding HNH endonuclease signature motif containing protein → MTPLLNTQDPAVGTTSARSAVSCTDAELAARIRELEQAMRVLMMEQLQCIAEADHRGVYAELGFRSAQVWLQGLLNIDARDAKTRVKVARNVEDRQSLYGEVMPADLPETAAALAEGAIGLEHARVIVDGVRRLPEYARCHQVGKVESTLAGYARMMTPRELEKLAERIRYLLDQDGAYDDEEDQHESRELHYTVARDGMTVIKARLDREAGAKFAALMQPLAAPRPEVEGEKDPRSVGQRNADGFAAILDLALDHDGVPRSGGQRPHITISIDFEDLKRGLGFVAAETGLPGTLNTERAITAENARRIACDAEVLPMILDGDGFPLDVGRAKRTAPAQIRAALLQRDGVCAFPGCDRPPGTPEAHHIAHWVDGGSTELGNMVMLCGHHHRTLHTQRWETEIRDRRPVFIPPPTVDPKRTPRPGGMALPAQHREYLRDLIPAPRDPADEP, encoded by the coding sequence ATGACACCGCTGTTGAACACCCAGGATCCGGCCGTCGGCACCACCAGTGCCCGGTCGGCGGTGTCGTGCACGGATGCCGAACTCGCCGCCCGTATCCGTGAACTGGAGCAAGCGATGCGGGTGTTGATGATGGAGCAGTTGCAGTGCATCGCCGAAGCCGACCACCGTGGTGTGTATGCCGAGTTGGGGTTCCGGTCGGCGCAGGTGTGGTTGCAGGGGTTGCTCAACATCGATGCGCGTGATGCGAAAACCCGCGTCAAGGTCGCCCGCAATGTTGAGGACCGGCAGAGCTTGTATGGCGAGGTCATGCCCGCCGACCTGCCTGAGACTGCTGCGGCTTTGGCAGAGGGTGCGATCGGGTTGGAGCATGCGCGGGTCATCGTGGACGGGGTCCGCCGCCTGCCGGAGTATGCCCGCTGTCATCAGGTCGGTAAGGTCGAATCAACCCTGGCCGGGTATGCGCGGATGATGACGCCTCGTGAGCTGGAGAAGCTCGCCGAGCGCATCCGCTATCTGCTGGATCAGGACGGTGCCTACGACGACGAGGAAGACCAGCATGAGTCGCGGGAGCTGCACTACACGGTTGCCCGGGACGGAATGACGGTCATCAAAGCCCGCCTCGACCGCGAGGCCGGGGCGAAGTTCGCCGCGCTGATGCAACCGCTGGCCGCACCGCGGCCGGAGGTAGAGGGGGAGAAGGATCCGCGGTCGGTGGGGCAGCGCAACGCCGACGGCTTCGCCGCCATCCTGGACCTGGCGCTGGATCATGACGGGGTTCCGCGTTCGGGTGGACAGCGGCCGCACATCACCATCTCCATCGACTTCGAGGACCTCAAGCGAGGGCTCGGGTTCGTCGCCGCCGAAACAGGGTTGCCCGGCACCCTCAATACCGAACGCGCTATCACCGCCGAGAACGCCCGCCGCATCGCCTGCGACGCCGAGGTGCTGCCGATGATCCTCGACGGAGACGGGTTCCCACTGGACGTGGGTCGGGCGAAGCGGACCGCGCCCGCCCAGATCCGTGCCGCGTTGCTGCAGCGGGACGGGGTGTGTGCGTTTCCGGGGTGCGACCGGCCGCCGGGAACCCCGGAAGCACATCACATCGCCCACTGGGTCGATGGCGGAAGCACCGAGCTGGGCAACATGGTGATGCTCTGCGGTCACCATCACCGGACCCTGCACACCCAGCGATGGGAAACCGAGATACGAGACCGGCGACCGGTGTTCATCCCACCGCCCACAGTGGACCCCAAACGAACACCACGACCAGGTGGCATGGCACTACCCGCCCAACACCGCGAATACCTCCGGGACCTCATCCCCGCACCACGGGACCCGGCGGACGAACCATGA